agctagctggcTAGTTCATGTGACTAGCCTCATTCCACTTTGCCAATATAATACAAAGGTGTACTTAAAATCTACCACCATTATATATTTAAACTCAGTTGATTCAATATTGTACTTAAGGGAAAAAATCATGGTGGCTTTATTTCGTATTGCGTGGGATCTTTTCTGTTCTGATATACCTCAGAGATAATTGTTGCTCTTTTAGCATATTACAACTAGTGCAGTTGGTTTTAAAACTTTAGttactttaatttaatttaaatatctCATAATGTTCGTCATATCTAGTGGTGGGGAAAAATGGAAAGATGTGAtcattttacatgtttgtgATAAGAATGAAGGCCATGTAACATATTTATCAAACACGTATGTTTCAAACACATCCTTACAAAATATGTTGTGATGCTGTATATTAAATTGCCCTAAAATACATATAATGATGAAGAGCAGTAATATTTACccaaaaaatgagagaaaactaaaacagacaaaaaatagtACAAAAGCACTCTAAAAATACCACAGAAAGACTGAGAATTTTCCCAGCTACTGCCTGTTTTATAATTAAGGTCTCTATTTAGAATTAAAGCATATCTGTAAACTTTGGCATAACACAGTGTAATTGGGATGTTAAAAATGGATTTGTTGGATTACCAATATGCACTGGCCTCTGTGAATAAGTCATCTATTTCCTCTCTCAACTCaactgaagctgtctgctcaTTTCTCcctaaaacaaatattaaagtACACTTTGTTTGACACTGCCAAACAGACTCAGGTGAGTTAGCCAACTAACCAATGTAACTGTAATTAATCTTGACATTTGTATGGGGTTTTAAAAGGAATATTCAtctgaattaaaaacaacattcaCAACTTGTTTAAAGTTACTTGACTTGGAGTATATTCGCAGTAGTtataaattcaattcagttttatttatatagtatcAGATCACAAAAATGGTCACCTCAAAACCCCAACCCTTAGACAATCCCCCCTGTCAGCAAGCACTTagcaacagtggggaggaaaaacaatattttaacaggaagaaacctgtgacagaaccagactcagggaggggtaATCATTACTAGTGCTGGTTTAACCAGTAAATGCAATAGTGGTGTATAAACCATGGATAGTGAAGCAGAGATGGTTCAGGATCACCTGATCCATAAGTTTTAAGATCTATGTTTTAAGTCTggtcttaaaagtagagagggtgtctctCTCCCAAATCCAATCCGGAAGTTGGTTCCAGATAAGAGGGGCCTGATAGCTGAAGGTTCTCCTATTAATCAATGGTAGAATCTTGAGAATTTTTGCATGTTGAtggtagggctgccacgattagtcgactagtcacgattatgtcgactatcaaaatcgttgacgactaatttaatagttcATACgttgtttgaagctttgtaagatcctgaaagacgcaggaataagtagtagtagtagtaattaGTTTGCTAGGCGAGGAGAGAGAGCGTGTCTAAATTTCAGCAGTTTTACTTGGTCCGCCTTTCTACATTTTTGAAAAGAAACCTAGAGTTGGTCCCATTTCTTTGAGTGATACGTCACAAGATGTCCTAGCTTTATCCAAAGCTGTTTTTTCAGAAAGAGAAATTCAACAATTCTCCTTGCTACATAAAGATCTTCTAAACAAGTGCAACActatttcctctccagcttccaagttatctgctttaaggcGCGCATTTGTGAGTTAAGTACGAGTTAAGATTTGTAGCTTTATTTGTCAGAAGAGCCACAGTATCCAGTGTTGTACACAGTGAGGATTTAACTCTAGTAGCAAAGTAATTGACTTCTGTGGGAGTAAAATTTAGTTAGCTCCTCTGGATTGTCTTGGCAGAATATACCATTGGAGGAATTACTGCCTTAAACTTAGTTACTGCGCTTTCAAAAAGACATCAGCTGTAATGAAATCTGTTCCCCAGTGCTGTGTAATACATAATAGTAAATTTAAATGTCATCAAAAAGTGGTCCGATGCAGAAGGATTCTGAGGAAAATCTGTTAAATTCTCAGTTTCTTGTCAGGACAAGATCAAGAGTATAATTAAAAAGATGGgtcattttgagagaagccagttGGGTCTAATGGATTATTCAGGCTGTTGTTTTCAGTGTCTacaatgatgttaaaatcaccaaagCTAATTAATTTATTTGAACTGACCATTAATAACATTGTAAAGTCGAAGAAATTGGATAGAAGCTTTGAGTAAGTGCCAGATGGACGATAAACAGCAACAATCCACAATCCATAAAATGTTCACAGTCATTGTTATTGTGGTTGTGGGTATTTTATGGATAACTGTTAAGGTCAACCTTTCGACGGCTTCTTCAAAGGCCTGAGATGCATTAAGTCGTTTTTTGCTCACAATCTGAAATTTGTATAACTACATTACTGAGTGAGGCAATACTTATTTTGAAACATGTATTCCttggggttgcatcaggaaggctGTCCGGTATAAAAACGCTGCCAAATCAAACTGTTGCAACATGTTTTATATCTTGAAAGTCCCATGTAAGAGGCCTGTGGAATGACCTTGAGGTAGATTCAAACCCAGGCTGTCTGTTTAACCCAGTGAGCTAAACCAGCGCTCATCTGCCAAGTTTTGTTAAGGACttattctttctctctgtggctTAAGAACTTGACCGGGAATGCTCCTAGGAGAGTTTCATTGAGGGGTTTCAGGGCGAGCACCCAATATGCTCTCTCAGTGTTGGGCACTAAAGAGGCGCTCCAATCCTGTTGTCAATAACAATTCCACAAATAGTCAATGACGTCATCTTATTTTGGTGTGAATGCCCTTCCCTATGAGTCATTTTAACTTCTGTTTATACCAACTCTGACAAACGTCTTCATGGGAATGAATTTCAGTCATTGCCATTATCATTTTCTCCACCGTATTTCATTCTTgggtatattttatttataggttCAATTAAACAGTTTAGGTGCTgttggaatgttttttttttttctgttacacaTTTTTGTTTGCCCGATGTATCTCcaatttgaaaatgtttcagataTGTACAACTGTTGTTTGTGCTTAATCTTGCAGACGTGTCACACAGCATAAAAACGAATTAAGGGAATGTTTCTCCAGCTGAGCCGTGCGATCCGTACCGCACCTGCCCTCCGTTATGGCATCCATTCTGGGACGCGCCCCGTCTCAACTGCTGCCTCCAAAAAGAGGGTTGAGCGCTcgttgacttctgaggaaatctACGCTCGTGAAGGCAAGCATGGAGCTCACAACTACCATCCCCTTCCTGTGGCCCTGGAGAGAGGAGAAGGTAAGTTTGGCATATGACTATTAAAATGAATACAATACAGAACTGTGCAAAAGTATTGAGCCACCCCTCGTTACTTTATATCTTGATACAATTATGAGCTTagaagtcaatatttggtatgaccacctttactCTTTAACACAGCCTCTCTTAGTTAAGCTTTCTCATCATTTCTTGGCATAGTCGTcaagaatagttctccaggcttcttgaaggacattcaaagctgttctttggctgttggctgtcttttgttcggttctctgtcaagatgatcccacactgcttcaacagTGTTGAGGTCTGTTCTTTCTATCCAAGTGTGGTTTTACTACATTGGCAGTGTATTTGAGGTCTTTGAAAATGAAACTAGTCAGATTTCAACACATTGCTCTTTGGGAATTGTATTGTTgttgcaaaaatacaattttatgcctgtcagactatcttttaaatttttcaatgtttcaactaaagaaatgggaacaaatatATTTATGCAACAGCCTTCTACTAACAAAGTGCCTCGACATACAATTTAAAGTTGTCTGTCATGTGTAGACATAAAACCGGTTCATTAGGTGTGGTCCAGGACTTCTCCACAGTGCTCTATGATTATTAAAGTTAACACTATAATTAATATAACAGACAACATAATGGATTGTGGTTTCACTGTAGTTTTCCTGGAGAACTTGCTTTTCTTCTTGACCATTATTACTTCTTTCAGCTTCTCTCTTTAGGCGTCTCCAtggcagatcatctgcctccatcttacTCTATGCCATCCATAAACTTTCTCTGCAATCATCCACCTTTCCTCTTGCCTGATAGCTCCATCTTTAAGGTCCTTTGCccactcttcctcctctgcaaATGTCCAAACCATATCAACCTTgcttctctaactttgtctccaaaccactTAACCCTGACATGtccatctgttttttttcccttcctccCAGGCGTCTATGTGTGGGATGTGGGGGGCAACCGGTATTTTGACTTCCTCAGTGCATACAGTGCTGTAAACCAGGGCCACTGCCATCCCAAGATCATAGCTGCACTCACTTCCCAAGCATCTAAGCTCACCTTGACTTCCAGAGCGTTCTATAATGATGTGCTGGGAGCCTATGCGGAGTATATCACCAACATGTTTGGCTATGATAAAGTTTTGCCCATGAATACAGGTAACGTCTAATCCTGATTGCGCAAGCTATCTTTGAAGGTCATTGTGAGTAGATTTGTTGACTCTAATATTTTGTAATGCAACAGGTGTTGAGGGTGGTGAGACTGCCTGCAAGCTCGCACGCAAGTGGGCCTACAATGTAAAGGGGATACccaaaaacaaggcaaaaaTCATTTTTGCAGGTAAgttggtatttttttcttttcattgaaaTTGACTTCACTTTTGGTGAGtgtgtccatttttttttcaccttacACATCATTCTGTAAGAAATAGACCAAACGTTACTAACATTTACtttaataagataagatgacccaTTTCTTGACTTGGCAGGCACAATAACCTCCACTATTACGGGATTAGGAGACCAGTGAGCTAAACCAAGCAAGTTACTTCTTAGAAATCGTATCTTTCAGATGTTCTTTGTTCAAAaaaataccccccccccaaaaaaaccaaacaaacaaataaacaaacaaaacaaacaacaataataatgtaaACACACCATCTTCTTTACTCTTCTTGATTAGAGGGAAACTTCTGGGGCCGCACCATGGCAGCCATCTCCAGCTCCACTGATCCCAGTAGCTACGAAGGTTTTGGCCCCTATATGCCAGGATTTGAACTGGTCCCATTCAACGACATACCTGCACTAGAGGTACAGGTTTTCATGCACAAGGTTTTCCGTACAGTGGGATAGATTTGAGTTTCATGCTAAGTGGATAAAATAGTCTATGAGACTCTGACCATCTGTGTACATATAAGGTAGAAATTACACACTGAATTTAGCTATTTTTGTGAATGCAGACCTTGTTTTAACATAACAGGTGAATAATTGACTGAAGTACTGTTTATTTATTGACAGAATTGTCGTatacttgtcttttttttttttttgtccgcCTCTCCAGAAAGCCCTTCAAGACCAAAATGTTGCAGCTTTCATGGTGGAGCCCATCCAAGGGGAAGCTGGTGTGGTGGTGCCCGACCAGGGCTACCTGACTAAAGTCAGGGAACTTTGCACAAAATACAATGTAAGTCCTGCTAAATGCGCAGAAAGGAAAATAAGTGTTGTAATTACCTACAAGTTGATATGGAAACAAATGTTTCCCTTCAAACTGAACTAGAGTCTAGTGTTTGTTATAAAAACAAGTATATTTCGCATATTTCTTGAAGCTTGCTTCATGCTGTTTTATGGTTTCAAGCATATGAATGTCGACATCAAAGAGCCGGCATTTAGTAGAGGTAGTTAATTCTTAGGTGGTTGATAAAAGCTGAAAGAGAAGTGTTCTGACTTTtctggaaacagctgtgtaatGACTTAGTGGTCTGTTTATGTACCAATAGCATAAATAAAGGCATGTCAACAAAATCTTTAATCAATCtttggtttttctaagtttgaCAACAAGATGTCCATTTTCATTCCGTTGTTCAGGTGTTGTGGATTGCTGATGAGGTGCAGACAGGCTTGGCACGTACTGGCCGACGGCTGGCTGTGGACCACGAAGAAGTTCGTCCGGATGTGGTCATTCTAGGCAAAGCTCTTTCTGGAGGAGTTTACCCAGTAAGCATTTTACTTTGGTTCAATCACGCTTCGTTACACGTTATGAGTACTCGGAGTTCAGGATTTGTGAGACAAAGTAGACTCAGaacttttcatctttgcttAACCTGATCTGTTTTTGTCTGCACTAGGTATCTGCTGTACTGTGTGATGATGAGATAATGCTGACCATCAAACCTGGTGAGCACGGCTCCACATTCGGAGGTAACCCAGTGGCCAGTCGGGTAGCTATTGCTGCGCTAGAGGTCAGTGTTAAAATGAACGTTACGTTCACTTATTAGCATCCCTAAAACAAGTCAACAAAAGTTTTCCTTATGGAGTAAacagattaaataaaatgaacataaaGTTTAAAATGCATAATAAAGTTGACAGTAGCAGAAGAATAATCAACCTGTTTGTTTTCCACTCTTGTTGCTCTTATTTGTaggtgatggaggaggagaaactGGCAGATAATGCCCAGAGGATGGGGGAAAAGCTGCGGGCTCAGCTGAACAAGCTGCCCAAAGACATAGTGACAACAGTGAGAGGAAAAGGCCTCCTCAATGCAGTCGTCATCAAAGAGACCAAAGGTATAGTAGTGATCATTTTTTGATAGTTAACATGAAATATTTTAGTCAGTGAAATCAGATTACAAAGCTAATCGACGGTCATCTACTTTTATTATCAGATTATCAAGGCTTGAGCGTTGCCATCATGTTTTAatgcagtggttctcaaactttggTACGTGTACCACTAGTGGTACTTGGGCTCTCTCTGGTGGTACGTGGGAAATCTCCAATTcttttaaagattaaataacATAGCATTGTGGAGGTTCCAGAGGCTTTTCTGGGAGGCAGAGTAGGCCAGAAAATGTCTCCCCGAGCGTGAGTCCTCTATGTAGAGCAGCCTTTTCTTATTGCCAGCAGTCGCAGCTGCTACAGAGCGCTGGCGGGGTCGTTTCCCTGGGTCTTAAAACTGCAAAGGCGGCATCGCGCTGTCATGCCCtttctcagtgatgctgcagtgccTCAATCCCAGCCAGCATCGATGAGTCGGAGGCCCCCAGGAGAATTGGTGCTGGATGCCGAAGCTCCTGGTAACCAGGAGAATGCGATCTGCTTCTTCTGCAAGTGAGCGGTAATCAT
This sequence is a window from Pelmatolapia mariae isolate MD_Pm_ZW linkage group LG8, Pm_UMD_F_2, whole genome shotgun sequence. Protein-coding genes within it:
- the oat gene encoding ornithine aminotransferase, mitochondrial; its protein translation is MFLQLSRAIRTAPALRYGIHSGTRPVSTAASKKRVERSLTSEEIYAREGKHGAHNYHPLPVALERGEGVYVWDVGGNRYFDFLSAYSAVNQGHCHPKIIAALTSQASKLTLTSRAFYNDVLGAYAEYITNMFGYDKVLPMNTGVEGGETACKLARKWAYNVKGIPKNKAKIIFAEGNFWGRTMAAISSSTDPSSYEGFGPYMPGFELVPFNDIPALEKALQDQNVAAFMVEPIQGEAGVVVPDQGYLTKVRELCTKYNVLWIADEVQTGLARTGRRLAVDHEEVRPDVVILGKALSGGVYPVSAVLCDDEIMLTIKPGEHGSTFGGNPVASRVAIAALEVMEEEKLADNAQRMGEKLRAQLNKLPKDIVTTVRGKGLLNAVVIKETKDYDAWRVCLRLRDNGLLAKPTHGDIIRLAPPLIIKEDELEECIDIIQRTIMSF